GGGCGGCCGTTCCTCGCCCTCGTCGTCGAGCTCCTCCAGATCGGGGGAGTCGACGTGGCGCGGGAGCCGTACGGCCAGCACGCCCTGGAGCAGGAAGAGCACCGTCGCCCCGCGCAGCACCCACTCGGCGCCCAGCCAGGCGCTGGCGCCCGCGCCGATCGGCACCGCGACGCCCGCCGTGACCAGCGCGAACAGGGCGACCCGCGCGTTCGCCGTGACCAGCGCGATGTCGGCGGGCAGCACGCTCGGCATGATCGCCGCGCGGGAGACGTTGTAGGCCTTCGACAGCACCAGCACGGCCAGCGCCGCCGGGAAGATCGTGAACACGTCGCCGGGGACGATCGCCGCCGCCATCGCGAAGCAGAGCAGCCCGCGCCCGAAGAGGGTCCCGGCCATCACGAAACGCCGCCCGGAGCGGAACCGGTCGAGGACCGGGCCGACGAACGGCGCGACCACCACGAACGGGATCATCGTGATCAGCAGGTAGAGCGCGACCTGGCCGCGTGCCTCGTTCACCGGGAGCTTGAAGAGCGTCCCGGCGAGGGCCGCGGTGACCAGGGCGTCGCCCGCGCTGTGCGCGGCGGTCAGCTCGATCAGCTGGCCAAGCCCGGTGCGGCCCGCGCCCTGCGCGTGGGTCAGCCGTCGCGCGGCCCTGCCCGCCCGCTGGGTGCCGCTGACCGCGCCCCGGCCCGCCCGCGCCGTCGCCCGGCCCGCGCCTCTGCCCGCCTTCGCCGTCCCACGGCCCGCGCGCGCGGCGGTCCGCCCCGCGGCGGCGGCGGACCTGCCGACCCGCCGGGAGGCATCGCCCACCGTCTTCCGCGCCCGTTCCCACCCAGCTGCCACGTATCCAGTCATACCCGAAGGGCGGGTGAGTTGTCCGGTGCGCCAGGTCACTCCCCGGGTGATTGGATGTCCACGGTGCCGTTCGCTCCGGTCATGGGCGAGAATGAACTGTGAGCGCAGTGAGCGAGCGAGCCAGTAGGGACAGCAGCCGTCGTGCTGCGAGGCTGACGGGAGACGACTCGTGAGCCGGACTCGATCCCGTGCCGTGGTCCTTGACCAGGCATGCGTCGCGGCCGTCGACCTGGCCAGAGCCGCGGTCGAGGAGAACGTCAGGCCGGGAGAGGTGGGCGAACACCTCGGGGTCGAGGGCGAGGGCGACCGCGTCGTCACCCATTACTTCG
This region of Streptosporangium sp. NBC_01495 genomic DNA includes:
- a CDS encoding MFS transporter gives rise to the protein MAAGWERARKTVGDASRRVGRSAAAAGRTAARAGRGTAKAGRGAGRATARAGRGAVSGTQRAGRAARRLTHAQGAGRTGLGQLIELTAAHSAGDALVTAALAGTLFKLPVNEARGQVALYLLITMIPFVVVAPFVGPVLDRFRSGRRFVMAGTLFGRGLLCFAMAAAIVPGDVFTIFPAALAVLVLSKAYNVSRAAIMPSVLPADIALVTANARVALFALVTAGVAVPIGAGASAWLGAEWVLRGATVLFLLQGVLAVRLPRHVDSPDLEELDDEGEERPPRWRTMLNVGPVVAEAMHANVAIRLYSGFLLFYLLFLVQDKNLPGLPPMVAIGVLAVAAGVGGLAGTAVASWVRNHSPQVIVLSTLALTTAITILAAVVFQLWSAVAVALVAAFAQGLGKLALDAIVQREIGEEVRSSTFGVVEAFLQIAWVLGGLVGLWLSLFADGTAGLAVMAAVLAGSLGWLLVRRRRRVREVDARVEAARGPRPSPSGPHPATNGERPSRDGTPPEDRAGPRPAGTTTAVVHHGDPPTEKRTRPLTNPHG